One Methanobrevibacter millerae genomic region harbors:
- a CDS encoding alpha/beta hydrolase: protein MDNIEITKEWDKVFPKSDEVNHEKITFKNKYGFSLVADLYEPKDANEKLPAIAVSGPFGAVKEQSSGLYAQELAKRGFLTIAFDPSFTGESSGEPRYMASPDINTEDFQAAVDFLVTNDKVDADKIGILGICGWGGMALNAASIDTRIKATVTSTMYNMTRINAKGYFDEADNPDARYEMKVMLNNQRTEDYKNGEYVRAGGVVDPLPDDAPFFVKDYYDYYKTERGYHKRSLNSNDGWNAIGCMSFISQPIIAYSNEIRSAVLIIHGDKAHSCYMSKDEFEKLEGDNKELLIIPDAVHTDLYDDLDIIPFDKIAEFYKENF from the coding sequence ATGGATAATATTGAAATTACTAAAGAATGGGATAAAGTTTTTCCAAAAAGTGACGAAGTGAATCACGAAAAAATAACATTCAAGAATAAATATGGATTCAGCTTGGTTGCAGATTTATATGAACCCAAAGATGCTAATGAAAAATTACCTGCAATTGCAGTTTCAGGACCATTTGGTGCTGTAAAGGAGCAGTCCTCAGGGTTATATGCGCAGGAATTAGCTAAAAGGGGATTTCTAACAATTGCTTTTGATCCGTCATTTACCGGTGAAAGTTCCGGTGAACCTCGATATATGGCATCTCCGGACATTAACACTGAAGATTTTCAGGCTGCAGTTGACTTTTTAGTGACTAATGATAAAGTGGATGCTGATAAGATTGGAATTCTGGGTATTTGTGGTTGGGGAGGAATGGCTTTAAATGCTGCATCAATAGATACCCGTATTAAAGCTACAGTTACCTCAACAATGTATAATATGACCCGTATTAATGCTAAAGGATATTTTGATGAAGCAGACAATCCTGATGCAAGATATGAAATGAAAGTCATGCTTAACAATCAAAGAACTGAAGACTATAAAAACGGAGAATATGTAAGGGCTGGTGGAGTAGTTGATCCTCTGCCTGATGATGCACCATTTTTTGTAAAAGACTACTATGACTATTATAAAACAGAAAGGGGATACCATAAACGTTCTCTAAACTCAAATGACGGTTGGAATGCCATTGGATGTATGTCATTTATCTCCCAGCCAATCATTGCGTATTCAAATGAAATCAGATCAGCGGTTTTAATAATCCATGGGGATAAGGCACATTCATGTTATATGTCTAAAGATGAATTCGAAAAATTAGAAGGCGACAACAAGGAACTTCTTATCATTCCTGATGCGGTTCACACGGATTTATATGATGATTTAGATATAATTCCTTTTGATAAAATTGCTGAATTCTACAAAGAAAATTTTTAA
- a CDS encoding transglutaminase domain-containing protein: MGSLSAADLNDTCEDYVSGTVFQEFHSLDDDVTANGTIPTSLAGNDTEMYFGSGESFKVSLTDVNGTALSNESVIFTINANNYTRTTDVNGTASIKINLNSGSYNVTSYFAGTDIYSSSNTSHVINVLSTILGDDIEKFYKNDTQYYATFKDSSGNLLVDTNVTFNINGVYYERKTNEKGTARLNINLNSGKYILTAINPANGEMHSNNVTVISTLYGSDVVKYYKNDTQYYVTLVNGEGKPLANQKVTFNINGVYYERTADSNGIARMNINLNPGNYTITAISSFNNEMHSNNIEVLPTISAEDLTMNYKDGSRFCANVLDDNGNPLAKSDVVFNINGVYYTRTSDNEGNAYLNINLEVGSYVITATNNKGLSVSKTIKINKGDSTIKASDAHIIVGVDRDYTVTLMGVNNKTVPLNLISFRYNGVNVNAVSNENGEATIVISNLSEGNYTLECEFRGNGNYNPCKSSVNLTVENATNRLFGSDLKMYYHDGSRFTVALTDLKSHPMANETITFNINGNLYNRTTDSRGIAGLNINLNPGTYKISYSYCVPDSPDYNRGSNTIVVSKIPVNMQTSDLTFIHGEKGVFTATLIDYRKSPLEGFEVTFSISGKTYKRITNASGVASLNINLPVGYYEISTSFDNVFYTPCSASNHVLVDGATLVAYDVTIYPGYYRDYSVWVYDAYGKPIENADIEFIYNGVSKHALTDDEGIATASVGGMAKGEYVVVYKYAERNTAGQAHLFVSEQVLNTKNTIEDLTPYLIESINCQVSNPEIVSLANRLTSGLTSSWDKAKAIYNYVRDAISYGYYYDTKYGAVGTLHSKVGNCVDQSHLSIALYRAAGLPARYVHGKCTFGDGRYGHVWVQVLIGDTWVAGDTISSKNSLGVVNNWNNYDYKHYGYFPYIVF, encoded by the coding sequence ATGGGTTCACTTTCAGCTGCTGATTTAAACGATACCTGTGAGGATTATGTCTCAGGGACTGTTTTTCAGGAATTTCATTCTTTAGATGATGACGTTACGGCCAATGGTACAATTCCAACCTCTCTGGCCGGAAACGACACTGAAATGTATTTTGGAAGCGGTGAATCATTTAAGGTTTCACTAACAGACGTTAACGGAACTGCATTGTCAAACGAAAGCGTAATATTTACGATTAATGCAAATAACTATACCAGAACCACTGACGTTAACGGCACTGCTTCAATCAAAATCAACCTGAACTCAGGAAGCTATAATGTGACATCTTATTTTGCTGGAACTGACATTTATAGCTCTTCAAATACTTCACATGTCATTAATGTCCTCTCAACGATTTTAGGTGATGATATCGAGAAATTTTATAAAAACGATACTCAGTATTATGCAACTTTTAAAGACAGCAGCGGCAATCTGCTGGTAGATACAAACGTCACTTTCAACATCAACGGCGTTTATTATGAAAGAAAGACCAATGAAAAGGGTACTGCAAGGCTCAACATTAATCTCAATTCAGGAAAATACATTTTAACAGCCATCAATCCGGCCAATGGCGAGATGCATTCCAATAACGTCACCGTGATTTCCACATTATACGGCTCTGACGTTGTGAAATACTATAAAAACGACACCCAGTATTATGTAACTCTCGTAAACGGTGAAGGAAAGCCATTGGCAAACCAGAAAGTTACTTTCAACATCAATGGCGTTTACTATGAGCGAACCGCAGATTCAAACGGAATTGCCAGAATGAACATCAACCTGAATCCTGGAAACTACACGATTACTGCAATCAGTTCCTTTAACAATGAGATGCACTCAAACAACATTGAGGTATTGCCTACGATATCAGCTGAGGATTTAACCATGAATTATAAGGACGGCAGCAGATTCTGCGCCAACGTTCTTGACGATAATGGAAATCCTCTGGCCAAAAGCGATGTGGTGTTCAACATTAACGGTGTTTATTACACCCGCACAAGCGACAATGAGGGCAACGCATATTTAAACATCAATCTTGAAGTTGGAAGCTATGTCATAACAGCAACCAACAATAAAGGCCTTTCAGTTTCAAAAACGATTAAGATTAATAAGGGAGATTCCACTATCAAGGCCAGTGATGCCCATATTATTGTAGGCGTTGACAGAGACTATACTGTTACGTTAATGGGCGTCAACAACAAGACAGTTCCTTTAAACCTAATAAGTTTCAGATATAATGGTGTTAACGTCAATGCGGTTTCAAATGAAAACGGTGAAGCGACAATAGTAATTTCAAATCTCAGCGAAGGAAATTACACTCTGGAATGTGAATTCAGGGGAAACGGGAATTACAATCCGTGCAAGTCCTCCGTTAACTTGACCGTTGAGAACGCTACCAACCGTCTATTTGGAAGCGATTTGAAAATGTATTATCATGACGGCTCCAGATTCACTGTGGCGTTAACCGACTTGAAATCACACCCTATGGCTAACGAAACCATTACATTCAATATCAACGGCAATCTCTATAACCGAACTACCGATTCAAGAGGCATTGCCGGTTTAAACATCAACCTGAATCCGGGCACTTATAAAATCTCATACTCCTATTGCGTCCCTGATTCTCCGGATTACAATAGAGGATCAAATACGATTGTCGTTTCAAAAATCCCGGTTAATATGCAAACAAGCGATTTGACGTTCATTCACGGCGAAAAAGGAGTATTCACCGCAACGTTAATCGACTACCGCAAAAGTCCTCTGGAAGGATTTGAGGTTACATTCAGCATTAGCGGAAAAACATACAAAAGGATAACGAACGCTTCAGGAGTAGCCTCCCTAAACATCAATCTGCCTGTAGGTTATTACGAAATTTCAACGTCATTCGACAATGTATTTTACACTCCGTGCAGTGCATCTAATCACGTTCTGGTTGACGGAGCCACGCTCGTTGCATATGACGTAACTATTTATCCTGGATATTACAGGGATTATTCAGTATGGGTATATGACGCTTATGGAAAGCCGATTGAAAACGCTGACATTGAATTCATATACAATGGCGTATCCAAGCATGCATTAACCGATGATGAAGGTATAGCTACCGCATCCGTTGGCGGCATGGCCAAAGGGGAATACGTGGTTGTCTATAAATACGCCGAGAGAAACACTGCCGGCCAGGCACATCTTTTCGTATCCGAACAGGTGTTGAATACGAAAAATACGATTGAGGATTTGACTCCGTATCTGATTGAGTCCATTAACTGTCAGGTTTCAAATCCGGAAATCGTTTCCCTTGCAAACAGATTGACCAGCGGTTTAACCAGTTCCTGGGATAAGGCTAAAGCTATTTACAATTATGTGCGTGATGCAATAAGCTATGGCTACTATTATGATACCAAGTACGGCGCTGTGGGAACGCTCCATTCCAAAGTGGGGAACTGCGTTGATCAGTCACACCTGTCAATTGCGTTATACAGGGCTGCAGGCCTTCCTGCAAGATACGTCCATGGAAAATGCACATTCGGAGATGGCAGATATGGTCACGTGTGGGTTCAGGTATTAATTGGTGATACTTGGGTTGCAGGCGATACGATAAGTTCCAAAAACTCACTTGGCGTAGTCAATAATTGGAATAATTATGATTATAAGCATTATGGATACTTCCCGTATATTGTATTCTGA
- a CDS encoding DapH/DapD/GlmU-related protein, whose product MLELDELLRIFNDGSELEMDEDAAEACNYYSQEAQKITCELNYEYHDLDEIRILFSKLIDKNVSDDFRVFPPFTTDFGKNIHLGKNVFINSGCRFQDQGGIYIGNNVLIGHNVVLATLNHNENPQKRGNLIPSPVIIGDDVWIGSNVTVIPGVTIGDGAIIAAGAVVTKDVAKNTVVGGVPARYIRDVKL is encoded by the coding sequence ATGTTAGAATTAGATGAACTTTTAAGGATTTTTAATGATGGTTCTGAATTGGAAATGGATGAGGATGCTGCAGAAGCCTGTAACTATTACTCCCAAGAAGCACAAAAAATCACCTGTGAACTGAATTATGAATATCATGACCTTGATGAAATTAGAATACTGTTTTCTAAACTGATTGATAAAAACGTCAGCGATGATTTCAGGGTTTTCCCACCATTCACAACTGATTTTGGAAAAAACATTCACCTTGGGAAAAATGTTTTCATTAATTCCGGCTGTAGATTCCAGGATCAAGGCGGAATTTATATTGGAAATAATGTTTTGATTGGCCATAATGTTGTTCTGGCTACTTTAAATCATAATGAAAATCCTCAAAAAAGAGGCAATTTAATCCCATCGCCAGTCATTATAGGTGATGATGTATGGATTGGTTCAAATGTTACAGTAATCCCCGGTGTCACTATTGGTGACGGAGCTATTATTGCTGCAGGAGCGGTTGTCACAAAAGATGTTGCAAAAAACACGGTTGTAGGGGGAGTTCCTGCACGATACATTAGAGATGTGAAACTTTGA
- a CDS encoding NOG1 family protein — protein sequence MMIPTIPTPDEILDKGFSRGKKAADLLRTQKIPKHLKGKKIEERRVVTACQVMKDKLKSIIDAVPEIEELHPFYQDYIDITVGVDSMKQALGALNWAYGILAQLEREYSRKLKRSPSEKASAIQREAYGRIASVINKIEKDLDFLDFAKSKLRNMPTIDFDATTIVIAGFPNVGKSTLLRQISGADPQVADYPFTTKGIQIGHTERHWKSIQFIDTPGLLDRPVMEMNDIEMNAIVALEHLADAILFIYDGSETCGFHLESQYNLQKQIAKIFDEIPIIHLFNKMDIEQDEEYINQFVDDPDNTLFISALDGDGIDKINEIIDTIEKIDRTVEDEEELDYY from the coding sequence ATGATGATTCCAACAATACCGACCCCGGATGAAATATTGGACAAGGGATTCAGCAGAGGAAAGAAAGCCGCTGATTTATTAAGAACCCAAAAAATCCCAAAACATTTGAAAGGAAAAAAAATTGAAGAAAGAAGAGTGGTTACTGCATGTCAGGTAATGAAAGATAAATTGAAATCAATTATCGATGCAGTCCCGGAAATTGAAGAGCTCCATCCATTTTATCAAGATTATATAGACATTACTGTCGGTGTAGACTCAATGAAACAGGCATTGGGTGCACTTAACTGGGCTTATGGAATATTGGCACAGCTTGAAAGGGAATACTCAAGAAAGCTTAAGAGAAGCCCTTCAGAAAAGGCAAGCGCCATTCAAAGAGAAGCCTATGGAAGAATAGCTTCAGTAATTAATAAAATCGAAAAGGACCTTGATTTTTTAGACTTTGCCAAATCCAAGTTAAGGAACATGCCCACCATCGATTTTGACGCTACCACAATAGTTATTGCAGGATTTCCAAATGTGGGCAAATCAACCCTTTTAAGACAGATAAGCGGTGCAGACCCTCAGGTTGCCGATTATCCTTTTACCACAAAGGGAATTCAGATAGGCCATACCGAAAGGCACTGGAAGAGCATACAGTTCATTGATACACCAGGACTGCTTGACAGACCAGTTATGGAGATGAATGACATTGAAATGAACGCTATCGTTGCCCTTGAGCATCTGGCCGATGCGATTCTCTTCATTTATGACGGATCTGAAACCTGTGGATTCCACCTGGAAAGCCAGTATAATCTTCAAAAGCAGATTGCAAAGATATTCGATGAAATCCCTATTATTCACTTATTCAATAAAATGGACATCGAACAGGATGAAGAATACATAAATCAGTTTGTAGACGACCCTGATAACACTTTATTCATATCTGCACTTGACGGAGATGGAATAGACAAAATCAATGAGATAATCGATACCATAGAAAAAATCGACAGAACTGTTGAAGACGAAGAGGAGCTCGACTACTATTAA
- a CDS encoding Hsp20/alpha crystallin family protein has product MAKKDILEDKIDERKEKFDESEETFEKEEEKTREGLFDEKINEHKEKFEEKKEKGKIYSEKFASDLNKTVEEFKEGLKNMQQYADEKINEYKNATISNLAVDLIETDNIYYLKVAVPGLSKDDIEIEAGDNDLVINATFKPFAEELECILKSEEEEDEDKKDVDIIASELTVGRCSKTVRFENSIEVEKIKAKYDKGVVVITIPKLVIPKHKVTVE; this is encoded by the coding sequence ATGGCAAAAAAAGACATACTTGAAGATAAGATTGACGAAAGAAAAGAAAAATTCGATGAATCTGAAGAAACCTTCGAAAAAGAAGAAGAAAAAACAAGAGAAGGATTATTCGACGAAAAAATCAACGAACACAAAGAAAAATTCGAAGAAAAGAAAGAAAAAGGAAAAATCTACTCTGAAAAATTCGCAAGCGACTTAAACAAAACAGTTGAAGAATTCAAGGAAGGCCTTAAAAACATGCAGCAATACGCTGATGAAAAAATCAACGAATATAAAAACGCTACCATAAGCAATTTAGCTGTTGACTTAATCGAAACAGATAACATTTACTACTTGAAAGTTGCAGTTCCAGGTCTTTCCAAAGACGATATTGAAATCGAAGCCGGCGACAATGACCTCGTAATCAATGCAACCTTCAAACCATTCGCTGAAGAATTGGAATGCATTCTCAAATCTGAAGAGGAAGAAGACGAAGACAAAAAAGATGTTGACATCATCGCTTCTGAATTAACTGTCGGAAGATGCTCAAAAACCGTCAGATTCGAAAACAGCATTGAAGTAGAAAAAATCAAAGCTAAATACGACAAAGGTGTAGTAGTCATTACTATTCCAAAATTAGTTATTCCAAAACATAAAGTAACAGTAGAATAA
- a CDS encoding GMC family oxidoreductase N-terminal domain-containing protein, giving the protein MIVIVGTGAGGGIIARELAKDNIPVTIIEKGPYIHSKDAFNYYDAYSDEVDLLTTTCIGGATIVSMSNMVRALDEELHEYGIDISEEYDYVEDLINVHQLDDSHIGRGTQLFLDAGHKLGLKTMKMPKGIRESDCIQCGNCAFGCPVDAKWSGKDFVDEAVECGAILISEAEVTEVFSEDSKVKGVKYVKDSSEETLLADTVVLSAGAIGSTLILRKSGIDAGREIFFDPFVSVGGYLKDIKFNTEVQMAGLVIGKNFVLSPHFSSFIKGNIDIEKVDDKDILSIMVKTSDEAKGYVTDDGDVVKINTIQDIRYLAEGVATAGFILCEAGVDPSTIGSTVYRGAHPGGTAPIGKVVDSNQETEIKGLFVSDASVLPVSPGKPPILTILALSKRLADYLKK; this is encoded by the coding sequence ATGATAGTTATTGTTGGTACGGGCGCTGGTGGGGGAATAATCGCCCGTGAATTGGCAAAGGACAATATTCCCGTAACGATTATAGAAAAAGGTCCTTATATTCATTCAAAGGACGCATTCAACTATTATGATGCATACAGCGATGAAGTGGATTTGCTGACTACGACATGCATAGGCGGAGCCACAATCGTTTCAATGTCAAACATGGTGCGCGCCCTGGATGAGGAATTGCATGAATACGGAATTGACATATCCGAAGAGTATGATTACGTTGAAGATTTAATTAATGTTCATCAGCTTGATGATTCACATATCGGAAGAGGAACTCAGCTATTTCTGGATGCCGGGCATAAACTGGGCTTGAAAACCATGAAAATGCCTAAAGGCATTCGTGAAAGCGACTGCATACAGTGCGGAAACTGCGCATTTGGATGTCCCGTTGACGCAAAGTGGTCCGGAAAGGACTTCGTCGATGAGGCCGTTGAATGCGGTGCCATATTGATAAGTGAAGCGGAAGTAACTGAAGTATTTTCCGAAGATTCAAAAGTCAAGGGAGTCAAATACGTAAAGGACAGTTCAGAAGAGACATTATTGGCCGATACCGTCGTATTGTCTGCAGGCGCAATAGGCTCCACATTAATTTTAAGGAAGTCCGGAATCGATGCCGGCAGGGAAATATTCTTTGATCCTTTCGTATCAGTTGGAGGATACCTTAAAGACATAAAATTCAACACTGAAGTTCAGATGGCAGGTTTGGTAATTGGCAAGAACTTCGTTTTATCCCCACACTTTTCATCATTCATCAAAGGAAACATCGACATTGAAAAAGTTGACGATAAGGATATACTGAGCATAATGGTCAAGACTTCAGATGAGGCCAAGGGATACGTTACCGATGACGGCGATGTTGTCAAAATCAACACGATTCAGGACATCAGGTATCTGGCCGAAGGGGTTGCCACCGCAGGATTTATTCTATGTGAAGCGGGCGTTGATCCAAGTACAATAGGCTCAACCGTTTACAGGGGTGCACATCCTGGCGGAACGGCACCGATTGGAAAAGTCGTTGACAGCAATCAGGAAACCGAGATTAAAGGATTGTTTGTAAGTGACGCAAGTGTCCTTCCCGTTTCTCCAGGAAAGCCTCCTATATTGACAATTCTTGCTCTTTCAAAAAGGTTGGCTGATTATCTAAAAAAATAA
- the pyrI gene encoding aspartate carbamoyltransferase regulatory subunit produces the protein MKSELKIKAIENGTVIDHITANKSLHILKILGLPDEDTINVTVAMNVSSSQTERKDIVKIENREIDHEELNQIALIAPEATINIIRDYEVAKKDKIILPEKITSIIKCTNSKCITNYENEPITSKFHVIETQPPVLRCHYCEKLIKHEDIEKQFE, from the coding sequence ATGAAATCAGAATTAAAAATTAAAGCAATTGAAAACGGTACCGTTATAGACCACATTACCGCAAACAAGTCTCTTCATATCCTTAAGATTCTAGGACTCCCCGATGAAGATACAATTAACGTGACTGTTGCTATGAACGTTTCTTCCAGCCAAACTGAAAGAAAGGACATCGTTAAAATTGAAAACAGAGAAATTGACCATGAAGAGCTAAACCAGATTGCATTAATTGCCCCCGAAGCTACAATCAACATTATAAGGGATTATGAAGTTGCAAAAAAAGACAAGATAATACTTCCTGAGAAAATTACCTCAATTATCAAATGCACAAACAGCAAATGCATTACAAATTACGAAAACGAACCTATAACTTCAAAATTCCATGTTATTGAAACTCAGCCGCCGGTTCTAAGATGCCATTACTGTGAAAAATTAATAAAACATGAAGATATCGAAAAACAATTCGAATAA
- a CDS encoding cyclophilin-like fold protein — MIFIILGFLLLSGVNAQNNDNIIKLKVNDHIFDVELENNSATQELVKKLETGNVTVNATDYGNFEKVGNLGFSLPVNDENMNTEAGDIVLYQGNQVSVFYDTHSWSYTKLGKIQNVSDLKEVLGSGNTVLEFSLR, encoded by the coding sequence ATGATATTTATTATTTTAGGTTTTTTGCTTTTATCAGGAGTTAATGCTCAAAATAATGATAATATAATAAAACTTAAAGTTAATGACCATATTTTTGATGTTGAATTAGAAAATAATTCTGCAACACAAGAGTTGGTAAAAAAATTAGAAACCGGCAATGTTACTGTCAATGCAACAGATTATGGTAATTTTGAAAAAGTTGGAAATTTAGGTTTTTCACTACCTGTTAATGACGAAAATATGAACACTGAGGCTGGAGATATTGTATTATATCAAGGAAATCAAGTGTCTGTGTTTTATGACACCCATTCATGGAGTTATACAAAATTAGGCAAAATACAAAATGTCAGTGATTTAAAAGAGGTTTTAGGCTCTGGCAACACAGTATTAGAATTCAGTTTAAGATAA
- a CDS encoding flavodoxin family protein, whose protein sequence is MKTLIIYYSSGGSTRVMARTLSMHLKADIIEIKDMKKRSGLANRFLSSIDAFRESKTEISPAKLDLSGYDLIYIGTPTWANNAAPAIITIIDRCNWAGKDVILFTTTSNSDGESTLDRMEEKIGMRGGRVIKSFHLQTKDKIPEDIITDTESLIQMLDLKMYGGI, encoded by the coding sequence ATGAAAACGTTAATAATATACTATTCAAGCGGCGGAAGCACAAGAGTAATGGCTCGAACCCTTTCAATGCACTTGAAGGCAGACATTATAGAAATCAAGGACATGAAAAAGAGAAGCGGTCTTGCAAACAGATTCCTATCTTCCATAGATGCATTCAGGGAATCCAAAACTGAGATTTCACCTGCAAAATTGGATTTATCCGGTTACGATTTGATTTATATCGGAACACCGACATGGGCAAACAATGCGGCTCCGGCCATAATTACCATTATTGACAGATGCAACTGGGCAGGAAAGGATGTTATCCTATTTACCACAACAAGCAACAGCGACGGCGAATCCACACTTGACAGGATGGAAGAAAAGATCGGAATGCGTGGAGGAAGGGTAATCAAAAGCTTTCACCTGCAGACCAAGGACAAAATTCCTGAAGACATAATTACAGATACTGAAAGCCTTATTCAGATGCTGGATTTAAAAATGTACGGTGGGATTTAA
- a CDS encoding TIGR00296 family protein yields MISEENGQYLLNVAKEAISTYLEKNRKMLIPEDCPAELMEELGVFVTLNKKHRLRGCIGYPEPVKSLIESTIDVAISAAFNDPRFPELKKEEFDQLEFEVTVLTQPELIEVAHPNQYFDEIIIGEDGLIIQKGYARGLLLPQVAPENGFNVEEFLEHTCMKAGISADSWMDESCDVYKFQGQIFK; encoded by the coding sequence ATGATAAGCGAAGAAAACGGACAATATTTACTGAATGTAGCAAAGGAAGCGATTTCAACATATCTGGAAAAGAACCGCAAAATGCTGATACCTGAAGACTGTCCGGCTGAATTAATGGAAGAGCTGGGAGTATTCGTTACTTTAAACAAAAAGCACAGGCTCAGAGGATGCATCGGATATCCGGAACCTGTTAAAAGTTTAATCGAATCAACGATTGATGTGGCCATTTCAGCAGCATTCAACGATCCAAGATTTCCTGAACTTAAAAAGGAAGAGTTCGATCAGCTTGAATTTGAAGTGACTGTACTGACACAGCCTGAATTAATTGAAGTAGCCCATCCGAATCAGTATTTTGATGAAATCATAATTGGTGAAGACGGCCTGATTATTCAAAAAGGCTATGCTAGAGGCCTGCTCCTTCCGCAAGTGGCTCCGGAAAATGGCTTTAATGTAGAGGAGTTTTTAGAGCACACCTGCATGAAAGCAGGAATCAGCGCAGACAGCTGGATGGATGAAAGCTGTGATGTCTACAAATTCCAAGGACAAATATTTAAATAA
- a CDS encoding DUF1211 domain-containing protein, which produces MSTITKCHFKKNLSYFKLKMIIMNEKYMSTNRLEAFYDAIIAIIVTILVLGE; this is translated from the coding sequence ATGTCAACAATTACTAAATGCCATTTTAAGAAAAATTTATCATATTTTAAATTAAAAATGATTATAATGAATGAAAAATATATGTCAACCAACAGACTGGAAGCATTCTATGATGCAATTATTGCAATTATTGTAACAATTTTGGTTTTGGGTGAGTAG
- a CDS encoding TldD/PmbA family protein, with translation MEEYISLFENVIEKTIPKVDYIDIRAGKGNTTSILMKDGEIDEINTGMSVSARIRVLNNGAWGFAYTTDISKFDEITETALKLSNSLKGDVELAESEIIKDKVATDVRIPFGDISVEEKQAIMKEASESATLEEVNSTTVGYGDIESKEVFLNSEGSQIEINTSRVRMALNATATDGQIIQFGHGSMGGVKGFEVIADRDIEEFGRKIGEKATRLLKAESAPSGKFKIIADPELTGVMVHEALGHATEADLILQNDSILKDKLNTKIASDIVNIFDDATIKDGFGYYPYDVEGIKTKANQLVKDGKLVSLLSSRETASKLNMKSSGNARSIISDAPIVRMSNTYMQPGDMSFEELIEDIPDGIYLKGSRGGQVDTGKGIFQFNAAEGFRIENGELSTPLRDVSLSGNILETLNNVDALGNDFKLSVGFCGKDGQTAPVGDGGPHTRIIDAMVGGSN, from the coding sequence ATGGAAGAATACATTAGCTTATTTGAAAATGTTATAGAAAAAACAATTCCTAAAGTCGATTATATCGATATAAGAGCCGGAAAAGGAAACACTACATCAATTTTAATGAAAGACGGAGAAATTGATGAAATCAATACCGGAATGAGTGTATCCGCCAGAATCAGAGTATTGAATAATGGAGCCTGGGGATTTGCCTACACAACGGACATTTCCAAGTTTGATGAGATTACCGAAACCGCATTGAAGCTTTCAAACTCCCTGAAAGGAGACGTTGAACTGGCCGAAAGCGAAATAATAAAGGACAAGGTGGCAACTGACGTCAGAATACCTTTCGGTGACATATCAGTTGAAGAAAAGCAGGCCATAATGAAAGAGGCAAGCGAAAGTGCAACGCTTGAAGAGGTTAACAGCACCACCGTAGGTTATGGAGACATCGAAAGCAAAGAGGTGTTTTTAAACAGCGAAGGCTCACAAATCGAGATTAATACAAGCCGTGTAAGGATGGCGCTTAACGCTACGGCAACCGACGGTCAAATAATACAGTTCGGACACGGAAGCATGGGTGGAGTAAAAGGATTTGAAGTGATAGCCGATAGGGACATTGAAGAATTCGGAAGGAAAATCGGTGAAAAGGCAACAAGACTGCTTAAGGCCGAAAGCGCTCCATCAGGCAAATTCAAGATAATAGCTGACCCTGAATTAACGGGCGTGATGGTTCATGAAGCCCTGGGCCATGCAACCGAAGCCGATTTGATACTTCAAAACGATTCCATTCTAAAAGACAAACTGAATACTAAAATCGCTTCAGACATAGTCAATATCTTCGATGATGCAACGATAAAAGACGGATTCGGATACTATCCATATGACGTTGAAGGTATCAAGACAAAAGCCAATCAGCTAGTGAAGGACGGAAAACTGGTTTCCCTATTATCTTCAAGAGAAACCGCATCCAAACTAAACATGAAATCCTCCGGAAATGCAAGATCAATAATAAGCGATGCTCCAATCGTAAGAATGAGTAATACGTACATGCAGCCGGGAGACATGAGCTTTGAAGAACTGATAGAAGACATTCCGGACGGAATATACTTAAAAGGTTCAAGAGGAGGACAGGTTGATACCGGAAAGGGAATTTTCCAGTTCAATGCCGCTGAAGGATTCAGAATTGAAAACGGAGAGCTTTCAACGCCTTTGCGTGACGTGTCACTGTCCGGAAACATTCTTGAAACTCTCAACAATGTAGATGCTTTAGGCAATGATTTCAAGTTAAGCGTTGGATTTTGTGGAAAGGACGGTCAGACCGCACCTGTTGGAGACGGCGGACCACACACAAGAATTATTGATGCCATGGTAGGCGGAAGCAATTAA